Part of the Amblyomma americanum isolate KBUSLIRL-KWMA chromosome 7, ASM5285725v1, whole genome shotgun sequence genome, ACCAAACCAGGAGCGGGAATAAGGCCTACGGTGCTGCTTCCACCTCTTGTCTCGAGACCAGACTGAGGAAGCGTGCGCAACACAGCTTCGTCAAGCACGACGCAAGCGTCAAGGTCAGGTTGGCGAGCAGCGATAGCACGACGACGACGGCGTTGAACAGTTCCAGCGCCTGCTGCCGCAGCTGGACCACGTCGGAGGCATCGGCGTCCTTCTTGCAGTCTGCGGGGGCCGCCGTCGTCAGAGCGGCGCTGGAACTCGACAGCGGGGTCGGACAGGAATTTCGCGGCGACGTCGGCGCCGGGGCCGAGGCGCTCGCCTTGGGGGTGGACAGCCTGGACGAAGTGAGCTTGCACCGCGAAGGCCACACAGTCCTGTCTCCGGAGCGGCTCTGTCCGAGCGCATTAACGGGAGGCGCTACGCGCTTCGCCGGGCTGCCGTGCCTCTGGGATGCTGCCGCTGTCGTCGTCGTTGTCCGTTGCGTCTCGGAGGTGCGCATTCGGGCTGCGCGGAAGAACGTTACGTGTTAAACAGCAGTCGAGTGGAGCATGCAGTTACGGCCAGAGTCGTTTAATACTAGCAATTACGAAACATCGAATcagggcaagtaatgcgaaggcaagataactgctggtccttaagggtaacggagtggattccaagagaaattaagcgtagcagggggcagcagaaggttaggtgggcggatgagattaagaaatttgcaggcatagggtgggtgcagctggcaaaggacaaggttaattggagagacatgggagaggcctttgccctgcagtgggtgcagtcaggctgatgatgatgaatcaccATATGGCCGTGACCAGAGGCCAGCTCCCGGAATTTAACAGGTTAAGGCGTTGCGACGAAGCTTAAGAGCTGGACGGTGAGCTATCGGTAGCCCTCTCCTAGGGTACTTGAGGGCGAAACAATGAAACCAGCAAAGATCTGACGCTCCTAAGGATATTTACGGTCTTTGCATATGCAAGACTGGAAATGGTGCAGCCCACTACCAATTTCTATATTCCAGCCCACAGTACACGAAGCCAGCACAGAGATTTGAGATGGCGAAGAGAAGCTGGTCAAGAGCGCGAGAGTAGTT contains:
- the LOC144096968 gene encoding uncharacterized protein LOC144096968 gives rise to the protein MATCRATRPATQQRNGDLGGAILILRQAPVVLGDGEGPPSVGRWAMAACEEFVQRMYQALLAAVALLHTLWSVCSVEEPARAPSSPASLVAAPDARRKINSPARATAAKQASRLKLGPDAGNARMRTSETQRTTTTTAAASQRHGSPAKRVAPPVNALGQSRSGDRTVWPSRCKLTSSRLSTPKASASAPAPTSPRNSCPTPLSSSSAALTTAAPADCKKDADASDVVQLRQQALELFNAVVVVLSLLANLTLTLASCLTKLCCARFLSLVSRQEVEAAP